ATTTAGATGACATGAAGATTAGAAGAAAAATTGATTTAGTTATTTCTAAATTCATCAATGATACTACTAAAGCTGAAGTTCAATTGCTTGAAGACTATTTTTCAAAAATTAGTGTAATCAATAACGAAAAAGCCACTAAGATTTTTTCTGATTATTACGTACAAATTAAGGTTCTCGCAAATGAAAATGCCTCATTAAGAGAAGAGTTAGCAAATTCAGAATTGTTATTAACTTTTTATCAATCCTTATGAGATAAAATTTATTCTTTTGATGAATTGCGTAATTCTTGCACTTGTGAATTTAATGTCAAAGCTTCTTCGAATAAATTAATGAAAAAAAAATTAACAAAATTTAAATATAGCCAAACTCATTTTATGGTTAAAAAACAATTGAAGTTTATAAATATTAGGATTAGTGAATTGCGCATTTTAATTTATAAACTTAAAAAAACCAAGAGAAGGGTTTCTAAACAGTTAAGTCTTGAAATTACAAAATATCATACTTTTAATCAAATTGATAAACAAAAACAATTAGAAATCACAAATGAATTAAATAATTGAAAAAATTTTAATGGTGACTTAAGACAAGAGTTTGAAATTAAACAAAAAGAAATCTTTTTTGATTTATTAAGTCATGAAAATATTATGGTTGGTAAAAAAATTATTTATTTAATTCATGAATATCACACAAAAGTTTTATCAAGCACCGAAGAAATGGGTAAACAAAACGAATTCAAAATTTTAAAACGTCATTATAAAAAGCAAATTGAATCAATATTTGAGCAAGCTCATGATTGAATCAATGAAATCATTAATAAACTAGACATTAAATTTGATTGATATTTGAAAAATGGATTTAAAATTTCGTCTCTAAATGAAATTTATTTAAAAATTATTCAAGCAATTAATTTAAAAAAAGATAATATCATCTTAACTAAAAATATTGCCTTGTTTTCTAAGAACGATTTAAATAGTTTGAACAAAACTTTTAAAAAAATTATTGAACATTATCCTGAATTAACATTCATTGGCTTATCTGACAATTTTTATGAAATTTCAGATTTTTCAAAAGAAATATATACTCCTGATAAAAAAGGTAATTTAATAAGTGTGAGTCCTTCAAAGTTATACGATTTAAATTCAGGGGTTATTAGAAATAAATGATTTACAAACTATAACATATTTGCCTATAAAAAAGTTGATAACGGAATTGAAATTGAAAAGAAATTTTGAAGTCTTAACGAACATACATTTGAAGATGCAGGAACAATTTTTATCAATCCTTTCGAAATTAAAACAAAAGAAAACCCTAACGTTAAAGAACAGTTACCTTTAATTGTTAAAATTAAGTTGACAAATAAATTTGTTGATAAAAATATGCACCTTGGAATTACCGAGCACGGAAATCGAATTTATTTTTATTCAAAAAGTAAATTCGATGTCAATAATGAATATGTTATTTATTTACAAAATACTTCAATAACACAAAAATTTTAAGGAGATTTATGGATAAAAAAATTGAAAAAAAATTAGTAGAAAAAATTAATGAATATAAAAATATTATTGTTGCCAAACATATATTGCCAGATTGAGATGCTCAAGGATCTGCGATGGGTATGGCTCACATTATTAAAGAAAATTTTAAAGGTAAAAAGATAGTTGTTGTGGGCGATCGATTAAATGATGATAAAGATTTTTGAATTGACTCAAAAGATTTAACTGATAAATTTATTAAAAGCGCTTTAGTAATCACTGTCGATACAGGTACATCATCAAGAATAGATTTCGAAAAATTTAGTTTAGCTAAAGAAATTTTTAAAGTTGATCACCATATCCCTGTAGATAATTACGGAAATGAAAACTTAGTTGATGTTTCTGCAATTGCTTGTGCACAAGTAGTAACTTTGTGGGCAAAAGATATGAAATTAAAAGTCAATCGTAAAGCTGCAACAAATTTGTATAAAGGTTTATTGACTGATTCTAATCGTTTTTTATTTCCCGCAACAAATGTTCACACATTTGAAGCAGCGATTGAACTAATTAACTCTGGAATTGATTTAGAAGAAATTCATAATTATCTTTATGTTGGAAATTTAAATCTTAGAAAGTGAACTAATTATGCATTTTCAAAAGTTGAAATATCAAAAAAAGGTGTAGCAATTATAGTAATTGAAGAAAAAGATTATAAACCATATAAATTAACTTACGACGAAGTTAAATTGGCGCTATCTACAATGGCGGGAATTGATGAGATTAAAATTTGATCAACTGTAATCGTTTGAAAAGGGGTTAACAAAGTTTCATTACGATCGCGTAAATATGATGTTAATACTGTTGCTGTTAAATATAACGGTGGAGGTCATAAATTAGCATCAGGTGCTGAACTTGATAAAATATCAGATTATAAAAATTTAGTTAAAGATCTTGATAAATTAATCAAGTAAAAAAATAAGGGGTTAAATGATAAATATTTTTACAAATAATAATGAAAAAAAATTAGGTTGAATTGAGTTGATTACAGGTTGTATGTTTGCCGGTAAAACGGAAGAGTTTATTCGTAGATTGAGAAGACATGGTTATGCTAAACATAATGTAATTGCTTTTAAGCCAAGTATTGATTCAAGATACAATATTAATTCTATTTCATCGCATTCTGGTTCAATGCTTCCTTCTTTTCCGATTCAATCAACAGAAGAAATTAAGATAATTTTTGAACGTGAAAATAAAAAACGTAAAATAGATGTTGTGGGAATTGATGAAGTACAGTTTCTAGACGAAAAAATTGTTGATTATATCAATGAATTAGCCGATAATGGTATTATTGTTATTGTGACAGGTTTGGATAAAGATTTTAAATCTCAACCATTCCAAAACGTTGATCGCTTATTGCCAATGGCTGAATATGTTGATAAATTAACTGCAATATGCCATAGTTGTGGTAATTTAGCTAACAGAACACAAAGAATTGTTGATGGAATTCCAGCTAAATGAAATGACCCATTAATTTTAGTGTCAGCTGCTGAAAGCTATGAGGCAAGATGTCGAAATTGTTATATTAGTCCGCCAAAAGAATAATTTGAATTTCAAAAAAAAGAGAGGTATTAACTTATTATGAATCCAAAAACTTTAGAAGCTTTAGAAACAATGGAAAAACGCTTGAATCAAATTGATTCAGATTTACAAAAAGAAGATGTTGCATCCAATATCAAAAAGCTAACAGATTTAAATAAAGAACGTGCCTCACTAGAAGATATAGTTAATAAATTTATTGAATATAAACAAATTTTATCTTCAATCGCAGAAGCTAAAACCATTTTGACAACTGAAAAAGATAAAGAAATGATTGATTTAGCTAAATTTGAACTTGAAGATTGCGAAAGTAAATTATCCCCATTAGCAACTTTAATTGAAGAAATGTTAATTCCAAAAGATCCGAACGATGACAAAAACGTAATTATTGAAATTAGAGGTGCAGCCGGTGGCGATGAAGCTAACATTTTTGCAGGTGATTTATATAAAATGTATAAATTATATGCTGAAAAGGAAAACTGAAAAATCAATATAATGGAAGCCTCTCTTTCAGAAGCTGGTGGTTATTCACAAATAGTTTTTATGGTTAAAGGTGATAAAGTTTATTCAAAACTTAAATTTGAATCAGGTGCCCACCGTGTTCAACGTGTTCCTAAAACTGAAGCCAAAGGAAGAATTCAAACTTCAACAGCAACAGTTGCTGTTTTACCAGAAATGAGTGATGTTGAAGTTGATATTAAAGCATCAGATTTAAGAATTGATACTTATCGTGCATCAGGAGCTGGTGGACAACATGTTAATACTACCGACTCAGCAGTTCGTATCACCCATATTCCTTCAGGGGTTGTGGCCGCTTCTCAAGATGGTCGTTCACAATACGATAATAAAGATATTGCGATGGCAATGTTAAGAGCCAAAGT
The sequence above is drawn from the Williamsoniiplasma somnilux genome and encodes:
- a CDS encoding DHH family phosphoesterase, producing MDKKIEKKLVEKINEYKNIIVAKHILPDWDAQGSAMGMAHIIKENFKGKKIVVVGDRLNDDKDFWIDSKDLTDKFIKSALVITVDTGTSSRIDFEKFSLAKEIFKVDHHIPVDNYGNENLVDVSAIACAQVVTLWAKDMKLKVNRKAATNLYKGLLTDSNRFLFPATNVHTFEAAIELINSGIDLEEIHNYLYVGNLNLRKWTNYAFSKVEISKKGVAIIVIEEKDYKPYKLTYDEVKLALSTMAGIDEIKIWSTVIVWKGVNKVSLRSRKYDVNTVAVKYNGGGHKLASGAELDKISDYKNLVKDLDKLIK
- a CDS encoding thymidine kinase — translated: MINIFTNNNEKKLGWIELITGCMFAGKTEEFIRRLRRHGYAKHNVIAFKPSIDSRYNINSISSHSGSMLPSFPIQSTEEIKIIFERENKKRKIDVVGIDEVQFLDEKIVDYINELADNGIIVIVTGLDKDFKSQPFQNVDRLLPMAEYVDKLTAICHSCGNLANRTQRIVDGIPAKWNDPLILVSAAESYEARCRNCYISPPKE
- the prfA gene encoding peptide chain release factor 1 gives rise to the protein MNPKTLEALETMEKRLNQIDSDLQKEDVASNIKKLTDLNKERASLEDIVNKFIEYKQILSSIAEAKTILTTEKDKEMIDLAKFELEDCESKLSPLATLIEEMLIPKDPNDDKNVIIEIRGAAGGDEANIFAGDLYKMYKLYAEKENWKINIMEASLSEAGGYSQIVFMVKGDKVYSKLKFESGAHRVQRVPKTEAKGRIQTSTATVAVLPEMSDVEVDIKASDLRIDTYRASGAGGQHVNTTDSAVRITHIPSGVVAASQDGRSQYDNKDIAMAMLRAKVYEAAVEKQQAEAGAARKSAVGTGSRSEKIRTYNYPQNRVTDHRIGLTLNKLDQVMEGNIDEFVVALMNEEQRLKVAAQLEENI